A part of Candidatus Eremiobacteraceae bacterium genomic DNA contains:
- the ispD gene encoding 2-C-methyl-D-erythritol 4-phosphate cytidylyltransferase, which translates to MAPTRVTAILAAAGRGARLGMRKQLHELDGKPVAAWSLATIADCALVTDVVIACEADERDAFAALARALGGGKVRAVVAGGVRRQDSVYSALRAAPTDTAIVLVHDGARPFVTADQIERVAAAAGPNGAAILAVPVKDTVKQASESGVVLRTVARETLWTAQTPQAFAYGVLMRAHEAAERDGFVGTDCAMLVEAAGETDVQIIEGSYDNIKITTPEDLTVAAQIAAQRRTAH; encoded by the coding sequence ATGGCGCCCACGCGCGTCACCGCCATCCTGGCGGCAGCAGGCCGCGGCGCCCGGCTCGGCATGCGAAAACAACTGCACGAACTGGATGGCAAACCCGTCGCGGCATGGTCGCTTGCGACGATTGCGGACTGCGCGCTTGTCACTGACGTTGTCATCGCGTGCGAAGCGGATGAGCGAGACGCCTTTGCGGCCCTTGCGCGCGCGCTTGGCGGCGGGAAAGTGCGAGCGGTGGTCGCGGGCGGTGTGCGCCGGCAAGATTCGGTATACTCAGCGTTGCGCGCGGCACCGACCGACACCGCGATCGTTCTCGTGCACGACGGCGCGCGGCCCTTTGTCACGGCCGATCAGATCGAGCGCGTCGCGGCGGCCGCCGGCCCGAACGGCGCGGCGATTCTCGCCGTGCCGGTCAAAGATACGGTCAAACAGGCGAGCGAAAGCGGCGTTGTTCTTCGAACCGTGGCGCGCGAGACGCTGTGGACAGCGCAGACGCCGCAGGCATTCGCGTATGGCGTGCTGATGCGCGCGCACGAGGCGGCGGAGCGCGACGGATTTGTCGGCACCGATTGCGCCATGCTCGTGGAGGCGGCCGGCGAAACCGACGTGCAGATCATCGAAGGTTCCTACGACAACATCAAGATCACCACGCCTGAAGATTTGACCGTCGCGGCGCAGATCGCGGCGCAACGGCGGACCGCGCATTGA
- the ispF gene encoding 2-C-methyl-D-erythritol 2,4-cyclodiphosphate synthase produces MRVGFGFDAHPLVAGRPLVLAGVVVPFERGLDGYSDGDVVAHALIDALLGAAALGDCGTHFPAGDPRFKGADSVELVRRAVSLVKAERFDIGNVDCTVVAEEPALAPFVAQMRSNLAGALGVKLDCVSVKAKRTEGLGFEGEGRGVAAYAIANILTNSGPAGTEARA; encoded by the coding sequence TTGAGAGTCGGCTTCGGCTTTGACGCCCATCCGCTCGTCGCCGGCCGGCCGCTGGTGCTTGCCGGCGTGGTCGTGCCGTTCGAACGTGGATTGGACGGATACTCCGACGGCGACGTGGTGGCGCACGCGCTGATCGACGCATTGCTCGGCGCAGCGGCGCTCGGAGATTGCGGCACGCACTTTCCGGCGGGCGATCCCCGATTCAAAGGCGCCGACAGCGTCGAGCTTGTCCGGCGGGCGGTTTCGCTCGTCAAAGCGGAGCGTTTCGACATCGGCAATGTCGATTGCACGGTGGTGGCCGAAGAGCCGGCGCTGGCGCCGTTCGTCGCGCAGATGAGGTCCAATCTCGCCGGCGCCCTCGGCGTAAAGCTGGATTGCGTCAGCGTCAAAGCCAAGCGCACAGAAGGGCTCGGATTCGAGGGCGAAGGGCGAGGCGTGGCGGCCTACGCGATCGCGAACATCCTGACCAACAGCGGCCCGGCCGGCACGGAGGCGCGGGCATGA
- the gltX gene encoding glutamate--tRNA ligase, protein MMADDPKVRVRFAPAPTGTLHVGGARTALFNYLFARKHGGTLVLRSEDTDTARSSADSETVIQDDLRWLGFDWDEGPDIGGPFGPYRQTDRRDRYALAAARLLELEKAYPCYCTPQELDAERAAAEAKGLPPRYSGKCRTLTAEARSDHERAGRKPALRFAMPDRDVYVEDLIRGSVHFPAGTIGDFVVVKSEGLPTYNLAAVVDDSEMAITHVIRGDEHLPNTPRQVVLYEALERPQPLFAHVSMILAPDHQKLSKRHGATAVAEYREQGYLPQALINYLALLGWSPGDDREFFSLAELVGAFSLDRVAKSPAVFDHGKLQWFNAHYLRGLPDDERIALVMQWAGMDESVRALPEFNDPHWRALLDRTLTEHVHVLSDIPKEAAAIFDDGFAIDPAVADALEPSAARAMLEEFASIADACEKNTDRWAAAVTRDALAALGVRHGVKGRALFRPIRAAVTGNDHGHELPLLLPLLGASRVASRVRRALAWKDRPPSD, encoded by the coding sequence ATGATGGCCGACGACCCGAAGGTCCGCGTTCGCTTCGCACCCGCGCCGACCGGTACGCTGCATGTCGGCGGTGCACGGACGGCGCTCTTCAATTACCTGTTCGCGCGAAAACACGGCGGCACGCTTGTGCTCCGTTCCGAAGACACCGACACGGCAAGATCGTCGGCCGACTCCGAAACGGTCATCCAAGACGACTTGCGCTGGCTCGGTTTCGATTGGGATGAAGGGCCGGACATCGGCGGCCCGTTTGGGCCCTATCGCCAGACCGACCGCCGCGACCGCTACGCGCTCGCCGCGGCGCGCCTGCTCGAGCTCGAAAAGGCATACCCTTGTTATTGCACGCCGCAAGAGCTCGATGCCGAACGAGCAGCGGCAGAAGCGAAAGGATTGCCGCCGCGCTACTCAGGCAAGTGCCGCACGCTGACCGCGGAAGCGCGATCGGATCACGAACGCGCCGGCCGAAAGCCCGCGCTTCGTTTTGCGATGCCGGACCGCGACGTGTACGTCGAAGATCTCATCCGCGGTTCGGTGCATTTTCCGGCCGGCACGATCGGCGACTTCGTCGTCGTCAAATCGGAGGGCTTGCCGACATACAATCTCGCCGCAGTCGTAGACGACAGTGAAATGGCCATCACGCACGTGATCCGCGGCGACGAGCATCTTCCGAACACGCCCCGTCAGGTCGTTTTGTACGAGGCGCTCGAGCGCCCGCAGCCGCTGTTCGCGCACGTCTCGATGATCCTCGCGCCAGACCACCAAAAGCTATCCAAGCGGCACGGCGCCACGGCGGTGGCGGAATACCGGGAGCAAGGATATTTGCCGCAGGCGCTGATCAACTATCTCGCGCTGCTCGGCTGGTCGCCAGGCGACGACCGCGAATTCTTCTCGCTTGCCGAACTGGTCGGCGCCTTCTCGCTCGACCGCGTCGCCAAAAGTCCGGCTGTTTTCGACCACGGCAAATTGCAGTGGTTCAACGCGCACTACTTGCGCGGCTTGCCCGACGACGAGCGAATAGCCCTCGTCATGCAATGGGCGGGTATGGACGAGTCCGTCCGCGCACTGCCGGAATTCAACGACCCGCATTGGCGCGCATTGCTCGATCGCACGCTCACGGAGCACGTCCACGTGCTCTCCGATATTCCAAAAGAAGCGGCCGCGATCTTTGACGATGGATTCGCGATCGATCCGGCCGTCGCCGACGCGCTCGAACCGTCAGCGGCGCGGGCAATGCTCGAAGAGTTTGCGTCGATCGCGGATGCGTGCGAAAAAAATACGGACAGGTGGGCTGCAGCCGTGACCCGCGACGCGCTCGCGGCGCTCGGCGTACGCCACGGCGTGAAAGGCCGCGCTCTTTTCCGACCCATCCGCGCGGCAGTGACCGGCAACGACCACGGCCACGAACTGCCCCTGCTGCTGCCCTTGCTAGGGGCGTCGCGCGTGGCTTCCCGCGTCCGGCGCGCGCTCGCGTGGAAGGACCGGCCGCCGTCGGATTGA